The sequence ATTCTTGCACTGAATGCATCAATTGAAGCTTCCCGGGCAGGGGATACAGGAAAGGGTTTTGCCGTTGTTGCGGAAGAAATAAGAAAGCTGGCTGAACATTCTAAGAAGACTGCAAATGAAATTCAGGAATTAATAAATCAGGTTGTGGATTCAGTTCAGAATCTTTCAACAAATTCGAGACAGGTGCTGGATTTTTTGGAAAGTAAAGTTGTAAAAGATTATGATATGCTTGTAAAAACAGGAATTCAGTACAGTCAGGACGCCCAGTTCATTGATAGTATGATGAAAGAATTTAGTGAAGCTTCGGAAAAACTATATATATCTGTTAATAATATTGTGAAAGCTATAAGCGATGTTGCGGAGGCTGCAAATGAAGGGGCTTCTAATATTTCAGAGATGGCTAATGAAGTCAGTATGATAGTTAAAGCTGCTAATGAAGTATTAGAGCAGACTCATGTTGTCAGTTCAAGTTCAAGTAAATTATCTGAACTGGTATCTATATTTAAAGTGTGATAAAAGTAAAGATTAATGGAAAATTTCCTATCATTTAGATATAATTTAATTTATATGGAATTTTAATTATTGGAATTATAAATGACATTTTTAAAATTTAAGCAACTGAATTGGTCAACAGAATTAAAGGATTCTGGCTATAAGTATAAGGATAGTGGCTATAATTGAAATAGCCACTATTAATTGACATCAGAGACACGGGAGGAAGTTATAATGTCAATTGAAAAAGTAAGAAAATATTTTAGTCAATGGAACATGGAAAACAGAATACAGGAATTCGATGTTTCAAGTGCAACTGTTGAATTGGCTGCAAAAGCACTCAACTGCAAACCTGAGCGAATCGCAAAAACATTGTCTTTTTTGATATACGGACAAGCAATTCTTATTGTTACCGCCGGTGATGCAAAGATTGACAACTCAAAATATAAGCAGAAATTTAGAGCAAAAGCAAAGATGCTTACTGCGGAACAGGTTGAAGAGCTGGTTGGACATGCTGTAGGCGGTGTTTGTCCCTTTGGAATTAATGAAGGAGTTCCTGTTTATCTAGATATATCGCTTAAACGCTTCGAAACTGTATTTCCTGCATGTGGGAGCAGCAACAGCGCCATTGAACTAAGTATTCCGGAACTTGAAAAATATTCCGGATATGTTGAATGGGTTGATGTTTGCAAAGGCTGGAGTGATGAGGAAGTTTAAACTGGTATGTATAAAATTTTTATAGTTGAAGATGATTTAGTCATTGCCAGAACTATAAAGGAACATCTGTCAAGATGGAACTACGATGTTGCATATGCAACTGACTTTAAAAATATTATAGATCAATTTATCAAATTTGAACCGCATATTGTACTTCTTGATGTAATACTTCCGTTTTTTAACGGCTTTTACTGGTGCGGTGAAATACGTAAGATTTCAAAAGTTCCGGTCATATTTATATCTTCTGCAGGTGACAATATGAATATTGTTATGGCTATGAACATGGGAGGAGATGACTTTATAGTTAAACCCTTTGATCTGAATGTTTTAACGGCAAAAGTAGGAGCTCTCATTAGAAGAACTTACTCTTTTCAAGGCCAGGTCAATATTATTGAGCATAAAGGAGTTGTTTTAAATCTGAACGACACAACACTGGCCTATAAGAATAAAAAAATTGAGTTAACAAGAAATGAATATAAGATTTTACAATTGCTTATGGAAAATGCAGGTAAAGTTGTATCCCGGGAAGAAATTATGGAACGTTTATGGGAAAGTGATGAATTTATTGATGATAATACTCTGACAGTTAATATTACCCGCCTGAGAAAAAAACTTGCAGAAGCAGGATTAGACAATTTTATAATAACAAAAAAGGGATTAGGGTATATGGTTGAATGATATGAAGAATTTGATAAATATTATTGGTTTATATATAAAGCGGAATATGGTTGCAATTGTTGCCATACTAATATCTTTTGGAATTTTCCTATCGGTTTTTTCCCTTTATTCCCTGCCTTTTGAAGCGGTAGGCTATGCCGCTTTGCTTACAGGAATTTTTGTTTTGTTAATAGGAGCAATGGATTTTTGGGTTTTTTATAAAAAACACATATTTCTTAATGAAATAAAAAGATGTATTACTATTTCTGATTTTACCTTCCCTTCTTCGAAAGATCAGATAGAAAAAGATTACCAGGAATTAATCAGAATTATAAATGAAGATCGTAAAAATATAATAAATGAAAAAGACAGGGCCTTTACCGAGATGGTGGAATACTACACTACCTGGGCCCATCAAATCAAAACACCTATTTCTGCAATGGGTTTACTTTTACAATCCCAGAAATCTGATACAAATACTGAATTATTAAACCAGCTTTTTAGGATAGAAGAATACGTTCATATGGTTCTGCAGTTTCTGCGTACCGAAAGTATGAGTTCTGATTTAGTATTTGAGAGACACTCTCTTGACGATATTGTAAAACAGGCAATAAGAAAGTATGCAAAATTGTTTATATACAAAAAAATAAAACTGAACTATAAGGAACTGAATTGTTATGTGCTGACAGATGAAAAGTGGCTTACTTTTGTTATAGAACAGGTGTTGTCAAATGCCCTGAAATATACTAATGCAGGAGAAATATCAATTTACATGGACAATAATTTGGCTGATACATTAGTTATCGAAGATACAGGGATAGGGATTGAAGAAGAAGATTTACCCAGAATATTTGAAAAAGGTTTTACAGGATATAACGGCCGGGCAGATAAAAAATCTACCGGAATAGGAATGTATCTTTGCAAGAAAATATTAGACAAACTTTCACACACTATAACTGTTGAATCAATGGTTGGCAAGGGTACCAAAGTGAAAATAGGTCTTGATGTAAATCATATTGAAGCTGAGTGAATTTATGGATAGAGGGACATTTCTTAACGCGAAAGAAAATATTCTTGCCCGGAAAGGAATGTCCCTTTAACTTAACCTTACAAAAATGTAAGCCTGAAAGAGAAAATGTAAGCCAAAGTTAAGGCAAGGCATTTTCTTTTTTTGTTATAATAAGTCAAGAAAACCAGGGGGTAACTGGAATTTTATAAGTATGCAAATCAGTCAATATGGCTGATTATTAAGTTGATAGGGAAGAAGATTATTGGAGGAAAAGAATTATGCCACTTTTAGAGGTTAATAATCTGAAGAAAATTTATACTACAAGATTTGTAGGAAATTCTGTCCAGGCTCTTTCCAATGTATCTTTTTCAATTGAAAAAGGAGAGTATGTAGCCATTATGGGAGAGTCCGGATCAGGTAAAACCACTTTGCTAAATATTATTGCAGCCTTTGATAAACCTACTAGCGGGGAAGTACTGTTAAATGGGAGAAGTATAACTTCAATGAATGAAAAAGAAATCTCCGCTTTCAGGCGTGATAATCTGGGCTTTGTGTTTCAGGATTTCAATTTGCTGGATACTTTCTCAATTCAAGATAATATACTTCTGCCTTTGGTTTTGGCAGGAAAAACTTATGAGGAAATGAACAGCAGACTAAAACCTATTGTGAAGAAACTGGGGATAAATGATATACTTTCAAAATATCCTTACGAAGTTTCAGGAGGACAAAAGCAAAGAACAGCTATTGCCCGTGCAATCATTACCAAACCGCAGTTGATTCTTGCTGATGAACCTACCGGCGCTCTGGATTCCCGTGCTTCTGACAGCCTCTTGAAGTTGTTTGGCGAAATTAATGGAGAAGGACAGACTATCCTATTGGTTACTCATAGCATAAAAGCTGCAAGTCATGCTA comes from Clostridiaceae bacterium and encodes:
- a CDS encoding response regulator transcription factor; this encodes MYKIFIVEDDLVIARTIKEHLSRWNYDVAYATDFKNIIDQFIKFEPHIVLLDVILPFFNGFYWCGEIRKISKVPVIFISSAGDNMNIVMAMNMGGDDFIVKPFDLNVLTAKVGALIRRTYSFQGQVNIIEHKGVVLNLNDTTLAYKNKKIELTRNEYKILQLLMENAGKVVSREEIMERLWESDEFIDDNTLTVNITRLRKKLAEAGLDNFIITKKGLGYMVE
- a CDS encoding HAMP domain-containing histidine kinase, which codes for MKNLINIIGLYIKRNMVAIVAILISFGIFLSVFSLYSLPFEAVGYAALLTGIFVLLIGAMDFWVFYKKHIFLNEIKRCITISDFTFPSSKDQIEKDYQELIRIINEDRKNIINEKDRAFTEMVEYYTTWAHQIKTPISAMGLLLQSQKSDTNTELLNQLFRIEEYVHMVLQFLRTESMSSDLVFERHSLDDIVKQAIRKYAKLFIYKKIKLNYKELNCYVLTDEKWLTFVIEQVLSNALKYTNAGEISIYMDNNLADTLVIEDTGIGIEEEDLPRIFEKGFTGYNGRADKKSTGIGMYLCKKILDKLSHTITVESMVGKGTKVKIGLDVNHIEAE
- a CDS encoding ABC transporter ATP-binding protein, whose amino-acid sequence is MPLLEVNNLKKIYTTRFVGNSVQALSNVSFSIEKGEYVAIMGESGSGKTTLLNIIAAFDKPTSGEVLLNGRSITSMNEKEISAFRRDNLGFVFQDFNLLDTFSIQDNILLPLVLAGKTYEEMNSRLKPIVKKLGINDILSKYPYEVSGGQKQRTAIARAIITKPQLILADEPTGALDSRASDSLLKLFGEINGEGQTILLVTHSIKAASHAKRVLFIKDGELFHQIYKATMSNEELYQKISDTLTLIATGGARNE
- a CDS encoding YbaK/EbsC family protein, encoding MSIEKVRKYFSQWNMENRIQEFDVSSATVELAAKALNCKPERIAKTLSFLIYGQAILIVTAGDAKIDNSKYKQKFRAKAKMLTAEQVEELVGHAVGGVCPFGINEGVPVYLDISLKRFETVFPACGSSNSAIELSIPELEKYSGYVEWVDVCKGWSDEEV